AGATTTGATAGCCCACAAGACGATCTAAAATTCTTCTTGTCTGCTGGGCATCAAATTTATTTTTATCAAGTTCCAAAGGATTTTTAACAGATTCTTCAATTCCGTTTTTTGTTAGCTCATGTAAAAGAATCCGGTAGAATTTTCTATCTTTTTTCTTTAAAACTTCTGCAGTATGAAAAGCAATTGCTTCTCCTTCTCTATCAGGGTCAGGGGCAAGATAAATAATATCCTTGCCTTTGGCAGCATCTTTAAGAGCCTTGATTGTTTTTTGTTTACCCTTGATTACTTCATATTCAGGAGAAAAGTTGTTTTCAATATCAATCCCAATTTTTTTGGGAGGTAGATCTTTGATATGTCCTGCAGTTGCAGTAACATCAATGTCTTTTCCAATGTATTTTATCAGAGTTCTCACTTTTGTGGGAGACTCCACTATCAGTAGTGGTTTACTCAATTTTAATCCTCTGTCAGATAATAAAATTTTCCCGGCAGCTGTTTGATTATTCCCTCAAGTTCAAGATTTGTAAGTACAGCACCGATTTTGTTTGAATAACTTAAATTGCAACTTCTGCAAATCTCATCAATGTTAAGAGGTATTTCAGTCTGTTTAAGTGCTTTAATCACAGACTCCTCATTAAAATCAAGAGATTTCTTTTGAAGAGGTGGTTTGGAACTTTGAATTTTAAGCCAGGGAAACTCTTCAAAAATTTCATCAGAGTTTTTTATTCTTTTTGCTCCAAGCTCTTCGAGTTTGTCTGTTCCTGGTGAATTTGAATGTTCAAGATTAACAACAAACACTTCCTTTCCCTGATCTGCTGCAAGTTTTGCTGTGATAACAGCACCGCTTCTTTCTCCAGCTTCAACTACCACAACTCCAATGGAAATACCTGAAACAATTCTGTTTCTTTTTGGAAAGTTAAATGCCTCAGGAGTTTGGTTAAGAAAAAACTCTGAAAAAACTCCCCCGTTTTTATCAATTATATTTTTAAATAAGGCCCTATGTTCACGAGGATAAATATTTAAAAGCCCGCTTCCAAGAACAGCCGTTGTACTTCCTGGAAAATTTAGAGCAGCACTATGACTTGCACCGTCAATACCAAGAGCCATTCCACTTGTTACCCTTATTCCGGATTTGGAAATTATTGATGAAAGTTTTGAGGCTTTAGCCCTTCCTTCTGTACTGGCATTTCTTGATCCTACAATTGCAATTGAAACAATATCTGGAGGATGATTGCCTCTCAAATATAAAAAAGGAGGAGGGTCAATAATTTCCTTTAAAAGAACAGGATAATTTTTATCATTATAACTAACAAACTTTATATTTTCTTTTAAAGCAATTTTTATTTCATCTTTAATAAACTTTGTTTCTTTGGCTTTTTTTATTGATTCTGCTCTTTTTTGGGTCATTCCTTCTATTGAACACAGTTTGTTTATTGGAGATGAGAAAATTTGTTCAGGGGTGGAAAATTTCTCCAAAAGTCTTTTAATTAAAATATTTCCAATTCCATTAACTGATTTTAAAACCAGCCATGGAGAAATGTCTGAGTCCATAATTTGATTGATTATAAAATTTCTTTTAGTTTAGCCTGAGCCTTGGGTGCTGCGTTTGAAAAGGGCCAAGTCTTTATAACCTTTTGCAAACTTTCTTTGGCTTTTTTGTTATTTCCAAGTTTTAAATAAGAATATCCAGCTTTTAGCATAGCATCAGGACATTTGGTTCCATCAGGGTAAGTTGTGGTTACAAGCTCAAAAATTTCTGCTGATTTATCATAGTAGCTTTGAGCATAAAAAGATTCCCCCTTCCAGTAAAGGGCATTGTCAGCCAAAGTTTCATTGGGATATTTGTCTAAAAACTCATCAAAAGTTTTAATTGCATTTTGATAGTCTTTCTTTTTTAAAAAGTCAATCCCTCTTGAATACAGCTTTTGGGGACTTAAATAAGTTTCCTCTGGCTTTAAACTCTCAACTGAAAGATTTTTATCTTCCGATGTTTTTTCTGAAGAAGGTGTAACTTTTATCATTTGCTCATGGTTATCAACCATGAATTGAATAATTGAAAGTCTGCTGTAGAGCTTGTCAATTTTTTCTTCCACAGCAGTCATTCTCTCATCAATAAGTTTTAATTCAACTGGAGATTGGTTTGTTTTTGAAGAGTTTTTTGAAGCACATCCTGTGATAAAAAATAAAACCAAAACAATTGGAATTAGTATTCCGGGTTTAAAGTCTTGAGTAAATACTTTTAAAAAGGATTTGTTTCTCATTTTGATTCCCATACCAGAAGAATTGGACTTGCAATGAAAATTGAAGAATAGGTTCCTATAATAACCCCTGCAATCATTGCCAGGGAAAAGTCATGAATGGTTCCCCCTCCAAGAATAAAAAGAGAAAACAAAACTAAAAGAGTGGTAAGTGAAGTAAGAATAGTTCTGCTTAAAGTTTCGTTTATACTTTTGTTGATAAGTTCTGCCAGGCTTAATTTTTCTTTTTCTGATTTGAGATTTTCCCTTATTCTGTCAAAAATAATGATAGTGTCATTTAGTGAATATCCAATTATGGTAAGTAAAGCAGCAATAATTGGAAGGTTGAATTCAATATCTAAAAGAGAAAAAAGACCTACAGTAATTATAATATCGTGGATAAGAGCACAAATTGCCCCCATTGCAAACCTAAGATCCCTGTACCAGAAAATAATAAGGCTTGCTATAAGTGCAAAAAGAATAAGGTAGGCAATGCTTATATTAAATAATGAAAGAAAGTATACTGTACCCATTAAACTTCCTGCAATTACAGCACTTTCTCCCCATTTCATTTCAAATCTACCAGAAATATAAATGGTAATGAATAAAAGGGAGTAAAAAATTGCAAGAAGGGCCTTTGAACGAAGCTCATGACTTACTTGAGGACCAACCATGTCAACACTTAATACTTCTGCTTTATTATTTTCCACAGAAATATATGAAGAAAAGTTTTTTATAAAAGAAGTTTCAATTTGTTCAGAATCAAGAAGTCTTATTTGGAACTGATTTTGGTTATCATCACCAAATTTTTGAATCACTGGTGATTCCAGTCCTGAATCAATAAGTGTTTTTCTTACTTCCGCAGTGGAAACAGGTGATTTATATTCTACTATAAATTGAGTTCCACCGGCAAAATCTACTCCATACTTGGGACCTTTATTAATAATAAGAGTGAGAACACTTCCAATTAATAGGCAAAATGATAAAAAGAATACTATTTTTCTTTGACCGATAAAATTTATATTAGTTCCGGGTTTAATGAGTTCCATACGAAAATATTCCCCTTAGATAGAAAGTTTTTTAGTCCCTTTTCCAGAGTAAATATAATCAAATATTACCCTTGAAACAAAAAGTGCTGTAAAAAGACTTGAAAGAATACCAAGAGTTAAAGTAACTGCAAAGCCTTTTACAGGGCCAGTACCAAACTGGAACAAAACAACAGCAGCAATAAGAGTGGTTACGTTTGCATCCATTATAGTAATGGCTGCTCTGTCAAAACCATTGGAAATCGCTGCATAATTTGATACACCACGTCGGAGTTCCTCTCTTATTCTTTCAAAAATCAATACATTAGCGTCCACTGCCATTCCTATGGTTAAAATCATACCCGCAATTCCGGGCAAAGTAAGGGTTGCTTGAAAGGCAGTAAGTCCTGCTCCGATGAGAAGAATGTTTATTATAAGGGCAAAATCAGCAATCAGTCCTGCTCCTTTATAATAAAATCCAATAAAGAAAATAACCAAAGAACCGCCAACTATCATGGAGATAAGTCCTTTGTTGATCGAATCTGCTCCAAGAGTGGGGCCTACAGTTCTTTCCTCAACAATATTAACAGGAGCGGGAAGGGCACCTGCACGAAGTACAATTGCAAGATCACGAGCTTCTTCAGTTGAAAAACTTCCAGTTATTTGAGCACGACCTCCAGAGATTCTGTCTTGAATTACAGGAGCTGAGTAAACCTTTCCGTCAAGAACAATGGCAAGTCTTTTATGAATATTTTCAGAAGTGATCTGATCAAAGATTCTTGCTCCCTTGGTATTAAATTCAATTGAAACGTAAGGATCGTTAAACTGAGAATCAAAATTTACCCTTGCATCTGTAAGGTATTCACCTGTAAGAAGGGTTCTTTTTTTAAGAATAAACGGCATTTTGGAATTGTCTATATCAGAAATCTGATAGGCAATTTCGCTTGTTATAGGAAGATTGTTAAGCTCAGCTTTTTCGTCAACAATTTTAAATTCCAGCTGAGCTGTTTTACCAATGAGATTTTTAGCTCTTTGGGGGTCATCAATTCCAGGAAGCTGAATAAGAATTCTGTTTTCGCCTTGTCTTCTTATATCTGGTTCTGATACACCGAATTCGTCAATCCTTCCCCTTATTGTTTCAAGGGCCTGAGCAACCGAGAGCTTTTTAATATCTTTTATTTCATTTTCATTCATCCTGAGGACAAACTTGACTAAGTTACTCCCTGAAGAAGTTTTTTCAATTGAAAGTTCTTGAAAGTTTTTCTTTAAAAGTTCAGAAAGTTTATCTGATTGTTCGTTATCTTCAATTGTAATATCAATTTTAGATATTCCTGATTTTGTAACAGCTCTATACCTTATTTTTTTATCTTTGAGTTCTTCTCTTATGCTGGAAACAAGTCTTTCAGTCCTGTTTTCAACAGCTTTGTCAGTATCAACCTGCATTACCAAATGCATACCTCCCTGAAGATCAAGTCCAAGATTTATCTGCTTATAGGGCCAGATATCAGGATTGAAAGTAGGAATTACAAGTACAGCTGATATTATTATTACAGAAAAGACTATAATTGCTCTCCAGGGAATGGGTCTCAAGATGATATCCTCTCAGTTTGGCGTTTTACGCATTTTCCTTGTTTAGTACAGAAACGATGTTGCCTCTTACAAGTTTTATTTTTACTTGTTCTGCAACCTCAAGTGTAACATTTATTTCGTCTAGTGAAGAAATTGTTCCATAAATTCCTCCGCTTGTTATCACCCTGTCTCCTTTTTTAAGGCTGCCAATCATTTCTCTATGTTCTTTGGCTTTTTTCTGCTGAGGTCTGATAAGAAGAAAATAAAAAATAACAAACATTATAATTAATGGTACAAAGGCTCCAAAACCACCCTGTGCACCTGAGACACCACTTTCACCCATTGCGTAAGCTTCAGAAATCAAAATATCCCTCCTTAAGAATAAAATTTAAGTTTAATTAAAATAAAATATAGTGTGTATAAATGAAAAATACCCAAGCGTCAATTGTCTTGTGAATTTACACTGTCTATCCAGAGATTTTTTCCGTCAAAAACAACATTTTTGATATTAGCCATAGAAATATCGTCTAAAAGTTCTATTATTTCAGTCATTTTATATATTACAACTTTTCCTTCAGGCTCAAGAATATTGATATCTTTGGTTAGTTTTCCTGTTTCAAGTGAGTAAACACTTACTGTTTCTTCAGAAAACTTCAGTATTTTTCCAACTCCTGAGCTGTATCCTCCATTTAGAGGTTGATCAGCTCCATCACTTAAAGTTACTCCTTTTTTTGCAAAAAGTTCTTTTAGTAATCGGAAATGAATAGTCCAAAGATTGTCGCCTTTTTTAACCAGATAAAGTCCATAGTCTTTGGGGGTTATTTTTTCATTTATTTTAAGATCTGTTGAAACAAAGTCTCCTCTGAGAACCTTATCTTGTTCTTCAATTGACTTTAAATCAATTACCTGTCCGTTAATCTTAGTTTTTTCATCAGACTTTAAAACCATGTCAAGACCTTTTTCCACCCCGTATTCTTCTTTTCTTTTTTTCATCAGCTTTAAATCATCAGAGTTTTTAATTGAGATCATTGCCTTAGTGGGAACTTTAATTTCTTTTTTCGTATCTTTTTCATAAATTTCCTGGGGTGTTGGTTTCTTTGTTTGATTGAAAATTATCAGACCAGCAATGGCAATAGCTGATGCTAGAGCTATTGAAATAATAATTTTAGTTTTCATAATAAAGCCGCCAAAGTTAAATGGTTGAACTTATTTTTTGTCCTGAATTATAAAAATAAGATTTTACACTTTATACAAAACATAAAAACTTTTTCCTACCCTTTTTAAAAGTATCAGAAATTTTATATAAACAAAACGCTTCCCTTAAGATTTAAATTTTCGGGTCATTTTATCAAAGATAATGTATTCTTGCCATTTAACTTTTGATATGGCATGAGTATAAAAAATTTTAAACTAAATTTCTGGAGGGAAAAAATATATGGGACAAGACTATAATCCTGATTATATAGAAAAAAAATGGCAAAAATACTGGGAAGAAAACAATTGTTTTAAAGTTTATGAAGATAAAGCCAAAGAAAAATTTTACCTTCTTGAAATGTTTCCATATCCTTCAGGTAATCTCCATATGGGCCATGTAAGAAACTATACAATAGGAGATCTTACTGCAAGATACAAAAAAATGAAAGGCTTCAATGTAATTCACCCTATGGGTTGGGACGCTTTTGGAATGCCTGCAGAAAATGCCGCAAGAGATAATAATACCCATCCTGCAAAATGGACATATGCAAATATAGAAAATATGAAAAACCAGCTCAAAAGACTTGGGTTCAGTTATGACTGGTCAAGGGAAGTCACAACCTGTGCTCCTGAATATTATCGATGGGAGCAATGGCTTTTTATTCAAATGTATAAAAAAGGCCTGGCATACAGGAAAATGGCGAGTGTCAACTGGTGTGAACAGTGTCAAACAGTGCTTGCAAACGAACAGGTTGAAGATGGTGAATGCTGGAGGTGCAGTAGCGAAGTCCAGGAGAAAAAGCTTAACCAATGGTTTTTTAAAATCACTGATTATTCTGAAGAGCTTTTAAGTTATTGTGACAAGCTTACTGGCTGGCCTGAAAAAGTAACAACAATGCAAAAAAATTGGATTGGAAAAAGTGAAGGTGCTTATATAGATTTTGAAGTTGAGGGCATTGATGAAAATATAAAGGTTTTTACAACAAGACCTGATACTTTGTTTGGATGTACATTCATGTGCCTTGCTCCTGAGCATCCCCTTGTGGAAAAGTTTGCTTCTTTTTCAGGAAAACTTGATGAAATAAACAAGTTTAAGTCAAAGGTTGCCCGACAGGAAAGAACTGCTAAAGCAATTGAAACAGCAGAAAAAGAAGGAGTTTTTACAGGAGTTTATTGTATAAATCCTATAAATAACAGAAAAATTCCTGTTTATACGGCCAATTTTGCTCTTATGGAATACGGGACAGGTGCTGTGATGTCAGTTCCTGCCCATGATCAAAGGGACTTTGATTTTGCAAAAAAATATAACCTTGAAATTATTCCTGTAATAACTCCCAAAAATGAAGACTTAACTTTAGAAAACCTAGAAAAAGCATATTCTCTTCCTGGTATTTTGAAAAACTCAGATGAGTTTAATGGAAAAGACAATGAAGAAGCCAAAAATTTAATTGTTGAAAAACTTGGAAAAGAAAATAAGGCAGAAACTGCGGTAACATATAGATTAAGAGATTGGGGGATTTCCAGACAAAGATATTGGGGAACACCAATCCCAATGATTCATTGCGAAAAATGCGGGATAGTGCCTGTAAATGAAGAAGAGCTTCCTGTAGAACTACCAGAAGATGTAAATATTTTGGAAAACGGAAATTCTCCCCTTCCTTTTCTTGAATCATTTTATAAAGTTAAGTGCCCAAAATGCGGAATCAATGCCAAAAGAGATACAGATACCATGGATACTTTTGTTGAATCTTCCTGGTATTTTTTAAGGTATTGTTCTCCTGACTATGAAAAAGCTATGTTTTCAAAGGAAGCTGCTGATTATTGGATGCCTGTTGATCAATATATTGGAGGTGTAGAGCATGCTGTAATGCACCTTTTATATTCAAGATATTTTACAAGGGTATTAAATGATCTAGGTCTTGTTTCATCAAGGGAGCCTTTTAAAAATCTTCTTACCCAAGGAATGGTTTGTAAAGAAATAATGAGATGTCCCATTGATGGTTATATTTATCCTGAAAATGCGGTGAAATCAGAAAAAGGAGGTCTTAAATGTACCTTGTGCGGATCTGATGTTGAAGTTGGGCGCAAGGAGAAAATGTCCAAATCCAAAAAAAATGTTGTTGATCCAAATTCTTTAATTGAAAATTATGGTGCTGATACAACAAGACTTTTTTCATTATTTGCAGCTCCTCCTGAAAGAGATCTTGAATGGACAGAAGAAGGAGTTGAAGGTGCAAATAGATTTTTAAATAGAGTTTGGCGGCTTATTATAGAACTTCTTAATGAAATTAAGGGGTATTCTTCCTTTAAAGGAGATTTTAACAGCCTTTCAGGAGTTTCAAGGGATATTTATAGAAAAACAAATGAAACAATAGAAAAAGCAGGGGCTGATATTGACAGGTTCCATTTCAACACCTCAATTGCTGTGGTTATGGAGCTTGTTAACCTTATTTATTCTTCTATTGATAAAAAAGATGAATTAAATCCAGAAGTTTTAGTCCACTCACTGGAGTCTGTTCTTCTTATTCTTTCACCAATGGTTCCCCATTTTTGTCAGGAGCTTTGGACATTAACAGGTCATGATTCAATTCTTACAGAAGAGCTTTGGCCAGAAGTTGATAAAAAATCTCTTGTTCTTGATGAAGTTCTTGTTGTTGTTCAGATAAACGGAAAATTAAGGGCAAAGCTAAATGTTTCTCCTGATACTGATGAAGAAGAAGTTAAAAAGCTTGCTTTTGAAGATCCTGGAGTTAAAAGGCATACAGAGGGTAAATCTCTTAAAAAAGTTATTTATATAAAAAACAAACTCTTAAGCATTGTTGTTTAATTTTTTAAGCCGGTTTGGTTACCGGCTTAAAATTTAAAGGCCTTAGATATTTTATGAAAAAAAACTTAGTTTTTCTAGTTATATTATTTGTTTTTATCTCCTGCGGATATCATTTCTCAGGCAGTGGTTCCCTTCCTTTGGGTATTAAAAAAGCTGATGTTGATATATTTGAAAATCAAACCGGATTTTCAGGAATTGACAGCTGTATGAGAGATGAATTTATCCAGGAGTTTTCCAAGTATAATATTTTTGCAACAGGTAAAGAGGCAAAAGGGATTCTTAAAGGTGAAATTTTAAAAATGTCTATTTCAAATCCTGTTAAAAAATCATCGGGCGGCTCTTATGAAAGGAGACTTAGCATAGTTTTAAATCTTAGGTTTGTAAATTTAAAAGGGAAGGTACTTTTTAGAAGGAACAACTTTAGTGAAAACTATGTTTTTGAAACAAATTCTGATGAATCATTCAGCTTTGGAGTGCCCTATGAAGATATGAGGGAGCTTTGTCTAAAGGTATCAAGAAGAGTAGTTATGGAACTTACTTCTGACTTTTAAATATCAATATTAAAATTAAATTGATATTTTCACAAATATTTTAATTTCATCTGAATTAAAAAACTGACCTAAAAAAATAAAGGCATATCAGTTTTATATATTAATAGATATGCCTTGAATTTTATTAACCAAAGCTGATTTAATTTGTTGATTTAAGCATTAATGGTTTTTTCAACAAATTTATAAAGCCTGGATATTTTACGTGAAGCTGTATTTTTGTGGATTGCACCTTTTTGAGCAGCTTTTGAAATAATAGAGGTTGCTTCACTAAGAAAGTTTTTTACTGTATCGTCTTTTGCTTCGGCTGCGGCAATGGTTTTTTTGGTGATTGTTTTAACTCTTGTTTTAACAGCCTTGTTTCTTAAATTACTTTTTTCACTCTGCTTAGCTCTTTTTATAGCTGACTTATGATTTGCCAATTTCTAGCTCTCCTTTTGAAATTCAAATATTTTTTCAAGTTATTTTTTTAAATTGTTTACAAATGAAACTAATTATCTTTTTTTTAAAAACTTGTCAATTTTTTTTAAAAGTTATATTGAAATTAATGATTTTAAAAAATTGGTTTTGTCCTGAACAATCCTTTAATTTGGGTATGAAAATATAAAATGTCCCGGGTAAAAAAAACATTTGCTTCAGCAGGGGTGGTAAGCCTTTCAACCCTTTTAAGTCGAATTCTTGGCTTTGTAAGAGATATGGTAATAGCTTCTTTTTTTGGTGCAGGCACTGCAGCAGATGCTTTTTTTGTTGCATTCAGAATTCCCAATCTTTTTAGAAGATTGCTTGCCGAAGGTTCACTTACTCCAGCTTATGTTCCTGTGTTTACATCAATTTTAAATAAAAAAGGCAAAAACCAAGCAGTTTTTTTTGCTGAGTCCTCATTTAGATTTTTTTCTGTATTTTTATTTTTTTTTTGCATCTTAGGAGCTGCGGCTTCCCCTATAATTATTAAACTTACTGCTCCTGGTTTTTTTGAAATTCCCGGAAAGGCCGAGCTTTCAATAGTTTTAACCCAGATAATGTTTTTTTATCTTTTGTTTATTTGTCTTGTAGCTCTTTGTATGGGAATTTTAAATAGTTTTGAACATTTTTTTGCCCCTGCCATAGCACCGGTGTTTTTAAATATTTCAATGATTTCATCTGTATTATTATTTGGCTCTTACTTTACAGAACCTGTATTTGCTCTTGCCTGGGGCGTGCTTGCAGGAGGATTGATCCAGCTTTTAGTCCAATTTCCATTTTTATTTAAAAAAGGGGTAAATCCTTTTAAAGGAATAAAGCTATGGCATCCTGAAATAAAAAAAGTTACAAAACTCATGGGCCCTACAGTTTTTGGGGCCGCAGTTTACCAGATAAGTATATTAATAAATACAATTCTTGCTTCTTTTCTTCAGCCGGGCAGTGTTTCCTATCTTTATTATTCAGACAGATTAGTTCAGTTTCCCCTTGGTATTTTTGGAATTACAGCAGGAATAGTAATTCTTCCTTTAATGTCCAGGCAGGTTGAAGAAAAAAAACTTGGCGAACTTTCCACC
This is a stretch of genomic DNA from Desulforegulaceae bacterium. It encodes these proteins:
- the dprA gene encoding DNA-processing protein DprA codes for the protein MDSDISPWLVLKSVNGIGNILIKRLLEKFSTPEQIFSSPINKLCSIEGMTQKRAESIKKAKETKFIKDEIKIALKENIKFVSYNDKNYPVLLKEIIDPPPFLYLRGNHPPDIVSIAIVGSRNASTEGRAKASKLSSIISKSGIRVTSGMALGIDGASHSAALNFPGSTTAVLGSGLLNIYPREHRALFKNIIDKNGGVFSEFFLNQTPEAFNFPKRNRIVSGISIGVVVVEAGERSGAVITAKLAADQGKEVFVVNLEHSNSPGTDKLEELGAKRIKNSDEIFEEFPWLKIQSSKPPLQKKSLDFNEESVIKALKQTEIPLNIDEICRSCNLSYSNKIGAVLTNLELEGIIKQLPGKFYYLTED
- the secF gene encoding protein translocase subunit SecF, which encodes MELIKPGTNINFIGQRKIVFFLSFCLLIGSVLTLIINKGPKYGVDFAGGTQFIVEYKSPVSTAEVRKTLIDSGLESPVIQKFGDDNQNQFQIRLLDSEQIETSFIKNFSSYISVENNKAEVLSVDMVGPQVSHELRSKALLAIFYSLLFITIYISGRFEMKWGESAVIAGSLMGTVYFLSLFNISIAYLILFALIASLIIFWYRDLRFAMGAICALIHDIIITVGLFSLLDIEFNLPIIAALLTIIGYSLNDTIIIFDRIRENLKSEKEKLSLAELINKSINETLSRTILTSLTTLLVLFSLFILGGGTIHDFSLAMIAGVIIGTYSSIFIASPILLVWESK
- the yajC gene encoding preprotein translocase subunit YajC, whose protein sequence is MISEAYAMGESGVSGAQGGFGAFVPLIIMFVIFYFLLIRPQQKKAKEHREMIGSLKKGDRVITSGGIYGTISSLDEINVTLEVAEQVKIKLVRGNIVSVLNKENA
- the ybgF gene encoding tol-pal system protein YbgF; the encoded protein is MRNKSFLKVFTQDFKPGILIPIVLVLFFITGCASKNSSKTNQSPVELKLIDERMTAVEEKIDKLYSRLSIIQFMVDNHEQMIKVTPSSEKTSEDKNLSVESLKPEETYLSPQKLYSRGIDFLKKKDYQNAIKTFDEFLDKYPNETLADNALYWKGESFYAQSYYDKSAEIFELVTTTYPDGTKCPDAMLKAGYSYLKLGNNKKAKESLQKVIKTWPFSNAAPKAQAKLKEIL
- the murJ gene encoding murein biosynthesis integral membrane protein MurJ, which translates into the protein MSRVKKTFASAGVVSLSTLLSRILGFVRDMVIASFFGAGTAADAFFVAFRIPNLFRRLLAEGSLTPAYVPVFTSILNKKGKNQAVFFAESSFRFFSVFLFFFCILGAAASPIIIKLTAPGFFEIPGKAELSIVLTQIMFFYLLFICLVALCMGILNSFEHFFAPAIAPVFLNISMISSVLLFGSYFTEPVFALAWGVLAGGLIQLLVQFPFLFKKGVNPFKGIKLWHPEIKKVTKLMGPTVFGAAVYQISILINTILASFLQPGSVSYLYYSDRLVQFPLGIFGITAGIVILPLMSRQVEEKKLGELSTTLSEGLLFIMFITIPASVGLAVLGIPIIQLLFERGEFTGQMTIYTYYALLCYLPSLFAASSLRILISFFYSFKDAKTPVRAGIISFSINIIAAVVLMNFLSFAGLALALSLGSIANFFILFIKIKTKIEKLNLKLFLKRVFFIILGSAIMGLVVYSIDFYFVKFLKHSTTILLLRIVSGIISGTLVYFLFSYFVKFPEIQTLKYLVGRKK
- the rpsT gene encoding 30S ribosomal protein S20 — its product is MANHKSAIKRAKQSEKSNLRNKAVKTRVKTITKKTIAAAEAKDDTVKNFLSEATSIISKAAQKGAIHKNTASRKISRLYKFVEKTINA
- the leuS gene encoding leucine--tRNA ligase: MGQDYNPDYIEKKWQKYWEENNCFKVYEDKAKEKFYLLEMFPYPSGNLHMGHVRNYTIGDLTARYKKMKGFNVIHPMGWDAFGMPAENAARDNNTHPAKWTYANIENMKNQLKRLGFSYDWSREVTTCAPEYYRWEQWLFIQMYKKGLAYRKMASVNWCEQCQTVLANEQVEDGECWRCSSEVQEKKLNQWFFKITDYSEELLSYCDKLTGWPEKVTTMQKNWIGKSEGAYIDFEVEGIDENIKVFTTRPDTLFGCTFMCLAPEHPLVEKFASFSGKLDEINKFKSKVARQERTAKAIETAEKEGVFTGVYCINPINNRKIPVYTANFALMEYGTGAVMSVPAHDQRDFDFAKKYNLEIIPVITPKNEDLTLENLEKAYSLPGILKNSDEFNGKDNEEAKNLIVEKLGKENKAETAVTYRLRDWGISRQRYWGTPIPMIHCEKCGIVPVNEEELPVELPEDVNILENGNSPLPFLESFYKVKCPKCGINAKRDTDTMDTFVESSWYFLRYCSPDYEKAMFSKEAADYWMPVDQYIGGVEHAVMHLLYSRYFTRVLNDLGLVSSREPFKNLLTQGMVCKEIMRCPIDGYIYPENAVKSEKGGLKCTLCGSDVEVGRKEKMSKSKKNVVDPNSLIENYGADTTRLFSLFAAPPERDLEWTEEGVEGANRFLNRVWRLIIELLNEIKGYSSFKGDFNSLSGVSRDIYRKTNETIEKAGADIDRFHFNTSIAVVMELVNLIYSSIDKKDELNPEVLVHSLESVLLILSPMVPHFCQELWTLTGHDSILTEELWPEVDKKSLVLDEVLVVVQINGKLRAKLNVSPDTDEEEVKKLAFEDPGVKRHTEGKSLKKVIYIKNKLLSIVV
- the secD gene encoding protein translocase subunit SecD, whose translation is MRPIPWRAIIVFSVIIISAVLVIPTFNPDIWPYKQINLGLDLQGGMHLVMQVDTDKAVENRTERLVSSIREELKDKKIRYRAVTKSGISKIDITIEDNEQSDKLSELLKKNFQELSIEKTSSGSNLVKFVLRMNENEIKDIKKLSVAQALETIRGRIDEFGVSEPDIRRQGENRILIQLPGIDDPQRAKNLIGKTAQLEFKIVDEKAELNNLPITSEIAYQISDIDNSKMPFILKKRTLLTGEYLTDARVNFDSQFNDPYVSIEFNTKGARIFDQITSENIHKRLAIVLDGKVYSAPVIQDRISGGRAQITGSFSTEEARDLAIVLRAGALPAPVNIVEERTVGPTLGADSINKGLISMIVGGSLVIFFIGFYYKGAGLIADFALIINILLIGAGLTAFQATLTLPGIAGMILTIGMAVDANVLIFERIREELRRGVSNYAAISNGFDRAAITIMDANVTTLIAAVVLFQFGTGPVKGFAVTLTLGILSSLFTALFVSRVIFDYIYSGKGTKKLSI